One window of Heptranchias perlo isolate sHepPer1 chromosome 15, sHepPer1.hap1, whole genome shotgun sequence genomic DNA carries:
- the wnt11f2 gene encoding protein Wnt-11 — MESGFRCILLLVVLQWRLCDAIQWLGIAVSGTALGWNQTQHCKLAGGLVPDQLQLCRRNLELMHSIVFAAKQTRLMCQKTMADMRWNCSSIHLAPHFNPDLNKGTRESSFVYALSSAALSHSIARFCASGDLPSCSCGLIPAEVSGPDFRWGGCGDNLRYGLQLGSVFADAPMKGNRAGTQANRLMNMHNNDVGRQTLIDSLETKCKCHGVSGSCSVKTCWKGLQELNKIAADLKAKYLAATRVIHRHVGTKKQLVPKELDVRPVRESELIYLVGSPDYCTTSEKQGSYGTQERQCNKTSVGSDSCNLMCCGRGYNAYTETIVERCSCKYHWCCYVTCKKCERTAERYVCK, encoded by the exons ATGGAGAGTGGCTTTCGCTGCATACTCCTGTTAGTCGTACTTCAGTGGCGGCTGTGCGACGCTATCCAGTGGCT TGGCATCGCAGTAAGCGGCACTGCTTTAGGCTGGAACCAGACTCAACATTGTAAGCTGGCCGGTGGCTTGGTCCCGGACCAGCTGCAGCTCTGCCGGAGGAACCTGGAGCTCATGCACAGCATTGTCTTCGCGGCCAAACAGACGCGGCTGATGTGCCAGAAAACCATGGCAGACATGAGGTGGAACTGCTCCTCCATTCACTTAGCACCCCACTTCAATCCGGACTTGAACAAAG GAACAAGGGAATCCTCCTTTGTGTACGCCCTCTCCTCTGCTGCACTCAGTCACTCCATCGCTCGGTTCTGTGCCTCTGGCGAtttgccaagctgctcctgtgGTCTGATCCCAGCAGAGGTGTCTGGGCCTGACTTCAGGTGGGGTGGTTGTGGGGACAACCTCCGCTATGGGCTGCAGCTTGGCTCTGTTTTTGCAGATGCACCAATGAAAGGCAACAGGGCTGGAACTCAGGCAAACAGGCTGATGAACATGCACAACAATGATGTTGGCAGACAG ACATTGATTGATTCATTGGAAACCAAGTGCAAGTGCCATGGTGTTTCTGGCTCATGTTCTGTAAAAACCTGCTGGAAGGGATTACAGGAACTAAACAAAATTGCAGCGGACCTTAAGGCAAAATACCTGGCAGCCACCAGAGTGATCCACCGTCACGTTGGCACAAAGAAGCAGCTGGTGCCTAAAGAGCTCGACGTAAGACCCGTTAGGGAGAGTGAGCTGATTTATCTGGTGGGCTCACCCGACTACTGTACAACAAGTGAAAAGCAAGGCTCCTACGGCACTCAAGAGAG ACAGTGCAACAAGACTTCTGTGGGCAGCGACAGCTGTAACCTGATGTGCTGTGGTCGGGGATATAACGCATATACAGAGACGATTGTAGAGAGATGCAGTTGCAAATATCACTGGTGCTGTTACGTAACC